The following are encoded together in the Mesoterricola sediminis genome:
- the fliQ gene encoding flagellar biosynthesis protein FliQ has protein sequence MNELVIVDIAKDALRTALLVAGPALVVSMVVGLTISIFQVVTSLQDQTVAFVPKVVAVMATVVLCFPWMMRLLVGFTARMFTDFNHVVKALN, from the coding sequence TTGAACGAGCTCGTCATCGTCGATATCGCGAAGGACGCCCTTCGCACGGCCCTCCTGGTGGCGGGCCCCGCCCTCGTGGTCTCCATGGTCGTGGGCCTCACCATCTCCATCTTCCAGGTGGTCACCAGCCTCCAGGACCAGACCGTGGCCTTCGTCCCCAAGGTGGTCGCCGTGATGGCCACCGTGGTCCTCTGCTTCCCCTGGATGATGCGGCTCCTGGTCGGATTCACCGCCCGGATGTTCACCGACTTCAACCACGTGGT
- the fliP gene encoding flagellar type III secretion system pore protein FliP (The bacterial flagellar biogenesis protein FliP forms a type III secretion system (T3SS)-type pore required for flagellar assembly.) produces MRRGWIVLLLVLLAGAALHAQQAPAALPSVTVDFGKTPQGPALSATLQAVLLLTVLTLAPTILMTMTCFVRMIIVLGFMRQGMGTSNTPSNQVLISLALVLTFFVMAPVGREINQTVLQPLNRNELTVDQALDRTAAPLKVFMLKHTRKKDIGLFLGIAKAPTPKTKADVPMEVLVPAFLISELKTAFEIGFMIFLPFLIVDMVVASILLSMGMMMLPPVVISLPFKILLFVLVDGWYLIVGSLVRGFA; encoded by the coding sequence ATGAGGCGGGGCTGGATCGTCCTCCTCCTGGTGCTCCTGGCGGGCGCCGCCCTCCACGCCCAGCAGGCCCCCGCGGCCCTGCCCAGCGTGACGGTGGACTTCGGCAAGACGCCCCAGGGCCCCGCCCTCAGCGCGACGCTCCAGGCCGTCCTGCTCCTCACCGTCCTGACGCTGGCCCCCACCATCCTCATGACCATGACGTGCTTCGTGCGCATGATCATCGTCCTGGGCTTCATGCGCCAGGGCATGGGCACCTCCAACACGCCCAGCAACCAGGTGCTGATCAGCCTGGCCCTCGTGCTGACCTTCTTCGTGATGGCCCCCGTGGGGCGCGAGATCAACCAGACCGTCCTCCAGCCCCTGAACCGCAACGAGCTCACCGTGGACCAGGCCCTGGACCGCACCGCGGCCCCCCTCAAGGTCTTCATGCTCAAGCACACCCGCAAGAAGGACATCGGGCTGTTCCTGGGCATCGCCAAGGCCCCCACGCCGAAGACCAAGGCCGACGTGCCGATGGAAGTCCTGGTGCCGGCCTTCCTGATCAGCGAGCTCAAGACCGCCTTCGAGATCGGCTTCATGATCTTCCTGCCCTTCCTGATCGTGGACATGGTGGTGGCCTCGATCCTCCTGTCGATGGGCATGATGATGCTTCCGCCCGTGGTCATCTCGCTGCCGTTCAAGATCCTGCTCTTCGTGCTGGTCGACGGCTGGTACCTGATCGTGGGCAGCCTTGTGCGCGGCTTCGCGTGA